The nucleotide sequence TGACAAGGAAGCCCCGCTGACAGGAACGGAGGCAGTGGTCTGTCCAAATGCGTAGACCTTGTTTCCATTCTTGTCTTTCAGCTTGGAAAGTTTCTCAGCATAACCAAGCATCTCTTCATACGTTTTGGGTGGTTTGTTTGGATCCAACCCAGCCTGCTTGAACAAGTCCTTGTTGTAGTACAGCACATACGGTGAGACATAGAGAGGAATACCGTACGGAGTTCCATCAACTTCAAATGATTTCAATACATCCGGGTAGAAGTCATTGATGAATGACTCAGGGAGAATATCCTCGATGGGAGCTGCCAAGCCGGTATCTACCAGCCCAGGAACCCAATCAATTTCTCCAAAAATTACATCAACCTTGTTGCCACCACCGGCCATATTCACGACCTGGTTCACAATCTCACCATAGGGTGCGGTTATCCACTCAATGGTAATGTCTGGATTTGCTTCTTCAAATCCACTCTTCACTGATTTCCAGAAAGGTTCATATCCACTTTCCAGTAAGGCATAGTTGGCCACCTTGATGGTCACAGGCCCTTCCGCTACGCTCTCTCCTTGGCCTGCAGCAAATACTGGTGCAAACGCCAATGTCAGAATCAACAGACACGCTCCAAGTCTTTTAATGTTCATAAAGTCCCCCTTTTGATATTTCTTATACGCTTTCGCGCATAACCAACTGTGTTTGAAGATATGCTTCCAGACGTGATTCCTGTTCACTCTTGTGATCAATCAGGCTCACCATCATCTGCATGATCGTTTTGGCTATCTCTCTCTGGTCGATGCCCATGGTAGTCAAGGGAGGATGAGAAAACTTGCAGAGTCGAGAATTATCGAATCCGATGACTGATACATCTTCAGGAACCCGATACCCAACCTGCCTGCAGGCATCCATTCCAAGGAGGGCAATATGGTCATTTCTTCCCATCACCCCGTCAGGAACAAAACCATCTGCAACACGTGCAGCAAACGCTGCAAGCAGCTCATCTTCACTTCTATACCCGGTGAGGATATGGCGTCCATCGCTTTCAAGACCGAGTGCTTCACTCTCCTCAATAAACCCTTTTAACCGCCAGTCATCCATGTCACTACCCTTTCCATCGACCGTAATACGGTCCAGAAATAGAAGATTCTTCCTTCCCTTGCGATAGAGCGTCCGGACACACTCACGAGCACCTTCGTACAAACCAGTGTTGATCAAGCCATATATGCCATGTATTGAGTGGTAGTCACGAATTTCCAACAATACTACCGGCACTCCTGCATCAATGAGCCGTTGAATGTTGTGGAGAGGAAAAGATGCCGAACCGATGATGATTCCATCAAAGAACTTGGAATAAATACGATTGACAAAATCCTCATCCTTATGATCAGCACATAAACTAACGAAATACCCTTCATTATAGGCAAGACTATCAATTTCACTGATCAACTTACCGAAATATTCACCCTTGATGTCATCTGCAATGAGCAACAGGTGGTTGGATTTCTTTCCCTTCAAGGCACGTGCCATTGTATTGGGACGATATCCCAATTTCTCAATTGCTTCCTGTACGCGTTTTCGCTTTTCTTCCTTGACATACCGATTACCATTAATGACGTAAGAAACAATAGTTTCTGTCACCCCGGCTTCATCAGCAATATCTTTCCGCGTTATGGGTCTTAAGCCTTTTTTTGCATTCACATGTCACCACCTAATACTATACACTCCTGTGTACATTCATAGGCTAAGACACATATCTTGATCTGTCAAGAATAAAATCTGAGCAAATTATCCGGTTTACTTTGCTACCGCAATCGATACCTATGACCCATTTTCATACCCTCCGCCACCAAGAGAGACTCACAAACCATCTGAGAAAGGAGGTCATAGGCGCGGCTTCATTGACTCCCAGCAAAGTACCTACCTGTTTGCTGGTGATGGAATCTATTGTCTCTAAAAACGTGAATATCCTTTGTCGTTGCTGTTGTGCCTTATCATCGGTGTTCTGTTCTATCACCGGTTTATTGAGATTATCGCAGGTATTATCATCTTTATCACCTGCAAGTAATGCATTCTCTAGTGGAATACGCGACCTTTCCATTTCTCATGAGTAGGAAATCGTGGAACAAGATCGCGGTGGCCTACTTACCATCCGTTTTGTCCGCAATTGCTTGCGGAATTCCGTAGGGGAAACATAATGAAACTCCTTGAATGCCTTGGAGAAGGCTAGCTCATCATCAAACCCTACACAGTGGGCTACTTGTCCAATGTTCATATACTTTGAGACCAAGAGACTGGCTGCATGTTCCATACGTACCGTATCAAGAAACTGCTTCGGAGAAACTTTGTAAACTTCCTTGAAACAGGAATAGAGGTAGTTTCTGCTGATGCCTATCTCATTTGCCAGGTCTTGGATTTTAATGGATTCTGCAAAATTCTCCATAATGTAGTGATACACTTTCCTCGCATACTGCGCAGACTGCAAGTTGCTTTCGCTCCCGATAACTCCTTGCGCTTGATAGTCCTCGACCAGATGGGCAATGAAGTGAAAAAAACATCCGTTTCTACGCAACTCGTTGGTAAACGTAAGATGATAAGTCTCAATCATACCTTCAATATCATGCTTGAGGATGCTCTCATTCCCTACACTTCTCACCGGATGCTCGAGAGAGAAACCTGCCATGGCCATACTTTCCTCAGACATCAAACCACTAAAGCCTACCCACATGTACGTCCATGGATCGTGCCTGTCAGCCGTGTACTGAGCAGAAACCCCATTAGGAATCAAAAATGCTTGGTGTTCTCCAAGAACATACTCTTTTCCTTGCATCTTAAGCACACCCTTCCCACTGCTGATGATATGGATGAAACTCGTATCCCTGATCTCTGGACCATTGTTGTGTAAGGGAGAACACTGTTGGATACCGCAGTAGGAGAGCGCAAGGTCGATGGCAGACTTCTTCAAGCCATCCAGCCCTACAAAACGGGCAGCTTTTATCAGAAGTTCATTCTCTGGCATAGTCCCTCCTCTCCTACCTAGTATACACCAAGATTCCTTTTGTCTTGAAATTTACGTATCAAGAAAGGCAAAACCCTAGTGATACAACTCCATAAATGTTCCATGAGCTTCAATCATCTCATCACACATTTTGACAATATCATCAATTGAAAGCTCTGCAGCAGTATGAGGGTCCAGCATGGCAGCATGATAGATTGCTTCCTTCCGCTTGCTTACAGCAGCTTCGATTGTCAACAACTGAACGTTTATATTTGTCATGTTCATCGCAGCAAGCTGAACCGGCAGGGGCCCTATATGACAGGGATTCACCCCATTTCCATCAATCAGGCAGGGTACTTCGACACAAGCTTCAACGGGAAGATTATCAATTAAGTGTGTATTAAGAACATTCCCGTTTATCTTGTACGGTATATCGGTTACCACAGCCTCCATAATATGTGAAGCATATTCCAGTGATCGTTTGTGAGTTATTGTTGCCTTGTTGAAAATCCGTTTTTTCTCCTCAGCCCAATCTGCTATCTGGGCAACACAACGCCGCGGATATTCATCTAGTGGGATGTTGTAATCCTCTATCAGGCCAGGGTATGCCTTCTTAATGAAGAAGGGGTTGTACTCTGCATTATGCTCGCTAGACTCAGTACAGTAGTACCCGAAGTATTTGATATACTCATAGCGAACCATGTCATCGTGCTTTTCTGCCTGGTTCTTTCTCAACGCACGCTTCTTGATTTCAGGATAAAGATCATTGCCTTCCCTGTCATGCAGGCTTAGTAACCAAGCCATATGGTTGATTCCTGCAATTGTCTCTACACGTCCCTCCAGCTTGTCCTCCATGCCAAGCCCTTTCAGCAATGTCTCTGAGCAGACCTGTACACTGTGACAGAGCCCAACGTTCTTCACTCCCGTATAACGTTGCATATAGCCACTAAGCATGGCCATCGGATTCGAATAATTTAAAAGCAGGGCATCAGGGCAAACCTCTTCAATCGCTTTGGCAAACTCATCCATGACGGGAATGGTTCTCAAGGCACGCATAATTCCACCGATACCCAAGGTATCTGCAATAGTCTGGTGAAGACCGTATTTCTTGGGAATCTCAAAATCAATGACCGTGCTTGGCTCATACCCCCCTACCTGTATAGCATTGACGATGAAGCGCGCTCCCTTGAGCGCTGAACGTAAGTTCCCCAGACCAGGATAGACTACTATTTTAGCCCTTCCCTGATTGATACTCTGGTTCATTGCTTCAAGAATGGCTCGGGATTCTTCCAAACGTTTAGGATCAATGTCATACAATGCCATTTCTGCTTCTTGCAGTACCGGTGTACCAAGACAATCCCCCAACACGTTACGTACAAATACCGTGCTACCTGCCCCCAAAAATGTAATCTTCATCCTATTTCTCCCTTATATATGGATTTACATCCAAGCAAATGTATATACAGGCTATCTCATTCAATAGCTTGACAGATTCCGTGAACTATTGACTATCCCTTACAGCTTTCCTCCTGATGTTGCGATACCTTCGATGAATTGCTTTTGGAAGATAAAGTACAGGACAATCATCGGCACGCATGCAATCAGGGATGCAGCCATCAGCTCAGGGTAATTGGAGACATATTGTCCTTTCATCTTCGCTAACGCTGAAGCCAAAACCAGCGAATCTTTGGATGTATTTACAATCATTGGCCACATTAAATCCTTGTAGGCAAATACAGCCGTGAATACACTCAAAGCAACCATACAGGATTTGGTCAATGGTGCAAGAATAAACAGAAATGTCTTACCAATAGACAGACCATCAAGCTTGGCAGCTTCTTCCAAATCTTTAGGAAGTATCTTATATGCCTGACGCATCAGGAATGTGCCGAAAGCAGTTACCAATCCGGGAAATACCAGTGCAAAGATAGTATTGGTCATTCCCATCCTGCTGATCATCTGATACTGGGGAATAATAAAAATCTGGGGAGGTATCATCATCTGGATCAGTACCAAGGAAAAAGCAAGGTTGGAACCCCAGAAACGTAATCGCCCAAAGGCAAATCCAGCCATGCTTGCCGTTACGATTGCACATAATATCCTGAAGGCAATCATAAGCAACGTATTCTTGTATAGGTTCAGAAAATTATTGGTGGTAAAGACCCTTGTAAAGGCTTCCATACGGAGCTCAGAGGGAAAGAAAACAAATGGATCAAGTTGCACAGCCTCACCGACGGTCTTGAACGAGGTGAGAATCATCCAGAGAAAAGGAACAATCATGACGAGCGAAACAATAATCAGCACGCCATGCATGATAATTGTGGAAGGTAATGATTTTCTTCGCATGACGTACTCCTAATTATAGTGCACCCACTTTTTCTGGGCTATCATTTGCAATGCTGTGATGAGCATGATGATCAGAAGCAATACCACCACGATGGTGGATCCATACCCCAAGTCTCGCTCAACGAATGAGGATTCGTAGAACAGGAAGACCAAGGACTGCGTTTTATAGAGTGCAGGGTTGGATCGTTCCATCACCATGAAAATAGTATCAAACACCTGCATGGCAGCTATCATCCTGGTTACAATGACAAAGAACAGGATAGGACTAATCATAGGGACCGTTATGTGGAGGAAGCTTTGCACTGCACTTGCACCGTCCAAGTCAGCCGCCTCGTAATAATCTTTTGGAACCTCCTGCAATCCAGCGAGGAAGAGGATCATATTATATCCGATATCGGACCAGATACCGATGATTGCAATGGAAAATACTGCAATACTTGGATTTGATATCCAGTTGATATCCAGATTAAACAGGTTGTTGATCAATCCGAACTCTGAGTTGTACAACCAGCGCCATACCATTGCAATTGCTGCTGGGGCTACCACCATCGGCATGAAGTAAATCGTCCGATATACAGATCTCCCTATAATTTTCCTATTCAACATGACAGCAAGTACCAAGGCAATGAAAACAGAAAAAGGCACCTGTGCGATGGTGTACTTGAGTGTATTGATAATTGACTGGAGCACAGCTTCATCTGAGAGCAGTTTCTGGAAGTTCTTGAACCCAATAAAAATATTCCCTCTCCCAAAATCACCTGTCTTATGGAAACTTTGGTAGATGGTAGCAATCATGGGGATAATGTTTAGAACCAGTAATCCGATTACCGTGGGAAGGATCAAGGCCCAACCCCAAAAAAAAGTGTTCGTGGCTGTTGCTGAGCGTAATGAACGATGTTTCATACACGTATCCCTTACAGCATCCCGGGTAGGAGCAATTACCTACCCGGGTATTCTTTCTGTGAACTCTACTCCTCAGCAAGAATCTCATTCATTTGTCTTGCAGCTTCCTTACATCCAGCTTCCATGGTCATTTCCTTGGACCATACCTTCAGCATGACATCAAGTACTGCATTCTCCCACTTCACAGTATTCCGTGAGAAGGGACGAATAACCATGTCATCCTGCATGTTCAGGTACGCCTGAAGATTGAACTGGGGAACACTGTTCTTCCACTTCTCACTGGTGTCCTTGTAAGCAGACATGGTGATACCGAGCTCCGCTTGTCTGAGTTGTCCTTCCTCAGACCCGAAGTACTCAACCAGTTTCCATGCATCATCGGCACGAGGAGTATCAGCTGAGATTGCCCAACCAAGACCATTATAGATTGACGCTCTGCGTCCGGTTTTCTTATTCAACGGAAGCATGGCAACATCACAATTGTTATAGCTGTACTCATTATCACGGAAGGCAGCAACCATCCATGATCCTTGCATAGTCATGGCAGTCTTTCCTGACTGCAGCAGTACATCCTCACCACTCTCACTCATGACATGCTGGGGAGGCATCAGATCTTCATTGATCATCTTCTCCATCCATTTCATCGCCTCAATGGTATTCGGATGATCCATGCCTGACTTGGTCTTGTCTTCAGAGATTACATATCCGTTATTGCTGTAAATCAGATTGTACCACCCTGCTTGGTTGTTTGAGTTTACATTGGTAAACCCATAGACAGATCCATCAGCCTTTGTCAATTTCTTTGCAGCTTCGTACAAGTCATCCCATGTCCAATTTTCATCAGGATAGGCAACTCCTGCTTCATCAAACAAGGTCTTGTTATACCAGAGTGCAATGGTATCGATATCCTTGGGAACTGCATAATACTTCTTGTTGTAGGTATACAAACTCCAGATATCCTCTGGGTAATTGCTTGGATCGATGAGGGAGCTCTTTGCGATTCTGTCGGTTACATCGAGCAACATGTCGTTGGACATATAGCGCTGGGATTCATTGGAGTGCATCCAGAACACATCAGGAAGAGACCCGCCCTGTGCTCCTGCGGAGAGCAGTGTCCAATAGTTGTTCCAATCAACAACTTGTACCTCAGCTTTGACGCCTGTCTTGGCAGTGAAATCATCAATAATCTGCCTGATACCAGGTTCCTGATTTGAGTCCCAAATCATGACTGACAAGGGCTCAGATGAGCTGGAAACAGCCTTTTTCTCTGCATCTCCAGCAGCGAACAAGATAGCACTTGCCACTATTGTGACAACCAGAAGCAAAACAATCCTTTTTTTCATAAAAAACCTCCTAGGTTTAATGGAACCAAGTTAATTACC is from uncultured Sphaerochaeta sp. and encodes:
- a CDS encoding LacI family DNA-binding transcriptional regulator, with product MNAKKGLRPITRKDIADEAGVTETIVSYVINGNRYVKEEKRKRVQEAIEKLGYRPNTMARALKGKKSNHLLLIADDIKGEYFGKLISEIDSLAYNEGYFVSLCADHKDEDFVNRIYSKFFDGIIIGSASFPLHNIQRLIDAGVPVVLLEIRDYHSIHGIYGLINTGLYEGARECVRTLYRKGRKNLLFLDRITVDGKGSDMDDWRLKGFIEESEALGLESDGRHILTGYRSEDELLAAFAARVADGFVPDGVMGRNDHIALLGMDACRQVGYRVPEDVSVIGFDNSRLCKFSHPPLTTMGIDQREIAKTIMQMMVSLIDHKSEQESRLEAYLQTQLVMRESV
- a CDS encoding AraC family transcriptional regulator, producing the protein MPENELLIKAARFVGLDGLKKSAIDLALSYCGIQQCSPLHNNGPEIRDTSFIHIISSGKGVLKMQGKEYVLGEHQAFLIPNGVSAQYTADRHDPWTYMWVGFSGLMSEESMAMAGFSLEHPVRSVGNESILKHDIEGMIETYHLTFTNELRRNGCFFHFIAHLVEDYQAQGVIGSESNLQSAQYARKVYHYIMENFAESIKIQDLANEIGISRNYLYSCFKEVYKVSPKQFLDTVRMEHAASLLVSKYMNIGQVAHCVGFDDELAFSKAFKEFHYVSPTEFRKQLRTKRMVSRPPRSCSTISYS
- a CDS encoding alpha-glucosidase/alpha-galactosidase gives rise to the protein MKITFLGAGSTVFVRNVLGDCLGTPVLQEAEMALYDIDPKRLEESRAILEAMNQSINQGRAKIVVYPGLGNLRSALKGARFIVNAIQVGGYEPSTVIDFEIPKKYGLHQTIADTLGIGGIMRALRTIPVMDEFAKAIEEVCPDALLLNYSNPMAMLSGYMQRYTGVKNVGLCHSVQVCSETLLKGLGMEDKLEGRVETIAGINHMAWLLSLHDREGNDLYPEIKKRALRKNQAEKHDDMVRYEYIKYFGYYCTESSEHNAEYNPFFIKKAYPGLIEDYNIPLDEYPRRCVAQIADWAEEKKRIFNKATITHKRSLEYASHIMEAVVTDIPYKINGNVLNTHLIDNLPVEACVEVPCLIDGNGVNPCHIGPLPVQLAAMNMTNINVQLLTIEAAVSKRKEAIYHAAMLDPHTAAELSIDDIVKMCDEMIEAHGTFMELYH
- a CDS encoding carbohydrate ABC transporter permease; translation: MRRKSLPSTIIMHGVLIIVSLVMIVPFLWMILTSFKTVGEAVQLDPFVFFPSELRMEAFTRVFTTNNFLNLYKNTLLMIAFRILCAIVTASMAGFAFGRLRFWGSNLAFSLVLIQMMIPPQIFIIPQYQMISRMGMTNTIFALVFPGLVTAFGTFLMRQAYKILPKDLEEAAKLDGLSIGKTFLFILAPLTKSCMVALSVFTAVFAYKDLMWPMIVNTSKDSLVLASALAKMKGQYVSNYPELMAASLIACVPMIVLYFIFQKQFIEGIATSGGKL
- a CDS encoding sugar ABC transporter permease codes for the protein MKHRSLRSATATNTFFWGWALILPTVIGLLVLNIIPMIATIYQSFHKTGDFGRGNIFIGFKNFQKLLSDEAVLQSIINTLKYTIAQVPFSVFIALVLAVMLNRKIIGRSVYRTIYFMPMVVAPAAIAMVWRWLYNSEFGLINNLFNLDINWISNPSIAVFSIAIIGIWSDIGYNMILFLAGLQEVPKDYYEAADLDGASAVQSFLHITVPMISPILFFVIVTRMIAAMQVFDTIFMVMERSNPALYKTQSLVFLFYESSFVERDLGYGSTIVVVLLLIIMLITALQMIAQKKWVHYN
- a CDS encoding sugar ABC transporter substrate-binding protein, encoding MKKRIVLLLVVTIVASAILFAAGDAEKKAVSSSSEPLSVMIWDSNQEPGIRQIIDDFTAKTGVKAEVQVVDWNNYWTLLSAGAQGGSLPDVFWMHSNESQRYMSNDMLLDVTDRIAKSSLIDPSNYPEDIWSLYTYNKKYYAVPKDIDTIALWYNKTLFDEAGVAYPDENWTWDDLYEAAKKLTKADGSVYGFTNVNSNNQAGWYNLIYSNNGYVISEDKTKSGMDHPNTIEAMKWMEKMINEDLMPPQHVMSESGEDVLLQSGKTAMTMQGSWMVAAFRDNEYSYNNCDVAMLPLNKKTGRRASIYNGLGWAISADTPRADDAWKLVEYFGSEEGQLRQAELGITMSAYKDTSEKWKNSVPQFNLQAYLNMQDDMVIRPFSRNTVKWENAVLDVMLKVWSKEMTMEAGCKEAARQMNEILAEE